Sequence from the Torulaspora delbrueckii CBS 1146 chromosome 5, complete genome genome:
ATAAAGGCTATGACTGATAGATTgactcaattgcaaataTGCTTAGATCAAATGATGGAGCAATTCTGTGCTGCGCTGAATTATGTCGATAAGAACCACGATTTTGAGCCAGCGGATGAGACTGAGATGAAGATGTCTGACCGGCACGCTACGGTAGCTCCTCCGGAAGAATTCTCTAATACAATTGATGAGTTGTCTACTGATATCATCCTAAAGACCAGACAGATCATTAGGCTAATAGATTCTCTGCCGGGCGTTGATGTCTCTACGGCAGAACAATTGCATAAGATTGACACGTTACAGAAGGAATTAgtcaaagttgaagagcagAAGGTTGAGGCTATTATGAGAAAAGAGAAACTGATGAAGGATGTGAGCGGACTGATTGCATTTTTTGTCGGTGGTATTTCAAGCTCCAGAGAAGCCCTTGCGCAACCAACTGAATCGAATGAACAGTAATATGAAAGATCTTATACACTAAGGGCGTACCGTGTAGGCTACATAAACGCATAGTGGGACGGCAACCCAAGGGCGAGTCTTAGTCCAGGTGTCCATCGCTTTCCATACCAGTAGCTGGCCAAGTATCAAGCTCGGTAGGTAGGTTACTATTCTTTGATCTGCAAATGGATAGGCAAGCATTGGACGATAAAGGTTTAGCCATCCAAGGATACACTCTATTGCAAAGTCAAAATAGATGACATTGCAGGACGCCTGAGCTTTACTCACAGTGGTGCTTGGAATATCCCATATCAAAGCGACTAGAGTCTGGtagatgaagaaacaaaTCGGATACAATACAGAGGATAACCAAATATGATTGACATACCTCTGCTTAAACAGGTGAAAGGGCCATTTTTCGGAGTTCGGTTCATGCTGAAATCCTGGTACGTAGTTGTTCCATTTATATTGTCTTTGTATTAATTCGATTAAAAGACTTTTCAAACCCACAATACTGTTCCAATTACAGCCTGAAGCGCTGTATTCAATTTCCTCTGTAGTGTTTAATTGTAAAGTCTCAAATTCGAATAGTGTTCTAGCTTCGTTGGGAGATTGTACACACAAAACTTCCTGTTGGTAGAAAGCCCATTCAGGCAGTCTAGTGTCATGCGAAAGCAATGTACAGCGATGACCTTCGTTCAAAAACTTGACTGCAGATTTTATTGGCATAATTGGTGAGTGGAGTGGATCACCAACAGAGATCGCAGTCCAAAGTTCATCGGAGTCGCCGACATAGTCAGCATCACCGGTACATGAAATCTCTGAAGTGTACTCCTGCTCCGAGACAGGCGGTTTAGCAGATGATGCTCGCAAAAGCTTACCTGTAGCACGATGCCTCAATCTAATTTTACCGAAATCCTtcacttctttcaattccgCGTCTGCCTTGGGTCTTGCTGGCTCAACTATCCATTGGTTGTTATAATCGTTTTCTTCCTGCGTCAAAGTGACCTGTTGTTCCTGCGATCCCCCCAGATAGGTGTGGTTGTGAGAGTGCAAATACCCGCCTAGCGAGTCCACATGACGTAGCGTAACGATTGAGCCGTAGTATAAGAATTTTGGTTGTTCAATGGGTCCCCTCAAGTaagctttgaaatttggAGTCATGTACTGTGAGAACTCAGGAGAATCCTCTGACCAATGACCCAACTGCAAAGCGTAGGATGAGGTGAAGATTGCGAATGGGATTATACCAAGGAACAACACTTTAAAAAGTGTATACTTTAACAAATAGCTCACTGATAACTTGGGATCACCTAGCACACTCCAAAATCCTTTCATCGCTAGTGTAGCAATCCAAATGCATACAAAAGTTCCTGCAAACTTTGTAGATGCACTAAGCCCTAATGTAATCGATAGCAGAATCATGTAGTTAAACCACTTTTTAGAAAATATTCGTGAGCATAGAACGGTACGCCATGAGTAGAATGAAAGTGCTAAAAGTAGCCATTGCAAAGTATCAACAGAAACGGATACCGACTCCTCCTGGTATAATGGCAGAGATGCAATGGCGGTAACACAACCAAGGGCGAAAGGCAAATAAGTGTCCACTCTCCTAAGAGTAAGGTACAACACTGCTAGAGTCAAGGATGAGAAAGTGAGAGACAATTGACGTAAAATTTCCTTGTTCAAGGGCACTAGAGACAACAATTGAATCCCGAATGGAGGTAAAGCCACTAGGCGAAACTTGCCCAACTTATAGTACTCAATGGCAATTAAGATCTCATTTTCTGCTTCACTTGGATTACTGGTGAACTCAGAGGCATGAAAACGAACCATATATGCTATGAACGCGACCGTTATAGTGATCGACACTAGAACATCGTGTAACTTTAGTCTTCCCAAGTCATTGTGCCAGTAAGAATTCACCGGTTGGTACGTTCTGTAAGGTCCCTTTTCGAGTGGAAGGCTCTCGCATTCGAGAGCTTTCTTGTTATCCATCTGGCCCATGCCAGCTGCCTTGTATTCGTGTATATTCAGCTTTCGAaatgttcttgaaagttCATAAGTAATCGATAATTTATAACCGCCCGACAAAGCGTCAGTTGCAAACAAGCTGCTATATAAATTCTAGGCCTACTAGGATAACTTCACATTCGTTTTCTAATACCATTAGTCCAGGACTATGGAATTATCAATTTACGCCATAACAAGCATGTTGAATCTCCCAACGTGTAATAGTATGATTGGACATACCAATGGGTGAATTAATGAATGAATCAATTATACTATTGAGCTAAAAATCCTGGACGAGTAGCGAAGTAAGTTAACCGAACGAATCAAGCATGCAAAGTTTATCAAACTACGACCATAGATTAGAAGGCATATATGAAGGCCTATGAGATGGACCGGTGAAGTTAGTTCAGTCTAGATATAGAGATCCAACAAACTGAAATAACAATGTTAGCAGGATTTTGTTTTTGTTTTTTCAGTGTTTAATGTAGTTCGATAGCAGGCATAATCATCAATAAACGGAGTCCACGAACGATCTGTACATATAAAGACAAAAACCATCTATGTGTTTCATGGACTGTAACCAATGCTGATACACTACCCAACGGAGCGTCTGCGGGGGACGTAGTAGATTTCGCTAGTCGATGCATTAGTGCCGGAAAGGTCCTCGAAGGGAAAGTGAGCTTCTCAGGGAACGCTATAGAGTACATTTGTGTACGCAATTAGTCTGAGCGCTAATGTGACTGGCAGTTATGCACTGTAAAATAATGAGGCTTGCACAACCCAACAGCTCACCCTGAGCCTAACTGGTGGCTCTCTGGCATGAACTACATCCATTTGCAGGAATATAGCCGCAGACTGCTTCGAAGGGGGTCAATCCAAACGGTTCACACATACCAGAGCTGAGGTAACAGTACATCCCACAGTGCATCGGAGTTCGCATAAGTTAGTAGTGGGCGGGAGTAATCTA
This genomic interval carries:
- the SRB7 gene encoding Srb7p (similar to Saccharomyces cerevisiae SRB7 (YDR308C); ancestral locus Anc_5.329); amino-acid sequence: MTDRLTQLQICLDQMMEQFCAALNYVDKNHDFEPADETEMKMSDRHATVAPPEEFSNTIDELSTDIILKTRQIIRLIDSLPGVDVSTAEQLHKIDTLQKELVKVEEQKVEAIMRKEKLMKDVSGLIAFFVGGISSSREALAQPTESNEQ
- the PMT7 gene encoding putative dolichyl-phosphate-mannose--protein mannosyltransferase (similar to Saccharomyces cerevisiae YDR307W; ancestral locus Anc_5.328); translation: MGQMDNKKALECESLPLEKGPYRTYQPVNSYWHNDLGRLKLHDVLVSITITVAFIAYMVRFHASEFTSNPSEAENEILIAIEYYKLGKFRLVALPPFGIQLLSLVPLNKEILRQLSLTFSSLTLAVLYLTLRRVDTYLPFALGCVTAIASLPLYQEESVSVSVDTLQWLLLALSFYSWRTVLCSRIFSKKWFNYMILLSITLGLSASTKFAGTFVCIWIATLAMKGFWSVLGDPKLSVSYLLKYTLFKVLFLGIIPFAIFTSSYALQLGHWSEDSPEFSQYMTPNFKAYLRGPIEQPKFLYYGSIVTLRHVDSLGGYLHSHNHTYLGGSQEQQVTLTQEENDYNNQWIVEPARPKADAELKEVKDFGKIRLRHRATGKLLRASSAKPPVSEQEYTSEISCTGDADYVGDSDELWTAISVGDPLHSPIMPIKSAVKFLNEGHRCTLLSHDTRLPEWAFYQQEVLCVQSPNEARTLFEFETLQLNTTEEIEYSASGCNWNSIVGLKSLLIELIQRQYKWNNYVPGFQHEPNSEKWPFHLFKQRYVNHIWLSSVLYPICFFIYQTLVALIWDIPSTTVSKAQASCNVIYFDFAIECILGWLNLYRPMLAYPFADQRIVTYLPSLILGQLLVWKAMDTWTKTRPWVAVPLCVYVAYTVRP